A part of Caldicellulosiruptor owensensis OL genomic DNA contains:
- a CDS encoding DUF362 domain-containing protein, whose protein sequence is MAYYITDDCISCGACESECPVQCISPGDGKYVINEEECISCGACANVCPVDAPKPRD, encoded by the coding sequence ATGGCATATTACATCACAGATGATTGTATTTCATGCGGCGCATGCGAGAGCGAATGCCCTGTTCAGTGCATATCCCCTGGCGATGGGAAGTATGTAATCAACGAAGAAGAATGCATCTCATGCGGTGCATGCGCAAATGTATGTCCAGTTGATGCTCCAAAGCCAAGAGATTAG
- a CDS encoding FumA C-terminus/TtdB family hydratase beta subunit produces MNRIFVPLQNPEEIKSLRCGQEVLVSGKLFVARDAAHKRIFEMIKEGREIPIDFKNGAIYYMGPCPEKPGEIIGPCGPTTAGRMDVFTPMMLELGIKVLIGKGKRNEAVKEAIKKHGSIYLATFGGAAVLIQSCVKSQRIVMFEDLGAEAIREIEVESLPCIVAIDSQGEDIYEIGPRKYAQDFRKS; encoded by the coding sequence TTGAACAGGATTTTTGTTCCGCTTCAAAATCCTGAAGAGATAAAAAGTCTAAGATGTGGTCAAGAAGTTTTGGTGAGTGGCAAACTTTTTGTTGCGAGAGACGCTGCTCACAAAAGGATTTTTGAAATGATTAAAGAAGGAAGAGAAATTCCAATAGATTTTAAAAACGGTGCAATATATTATATGGGTCCCTGTCCTGAGAAGCCAGGTGAAATAATTGGACCATGTGGTCCGACAACAGCTGGCAGAATGGATGTATTTACTCCCATGATGCTTGAACTTGGTATAAAAGTGTTGATTGGGAAGGGTAAGAGAAATGAGGCTGTAAAAGAGGCAATTAAGAAACATGGAAGCATCTATCTTGCCACATTTGGCGGTGCTGCAGTGTTGATTCAAAGCTGTGTCAAATCTCAAAGGATAGTTATGTTTGAAGACCTTGGTGCAGAGGCGATTCGTGAGATTGAAGTGGAAAGTTTGCCCTGCATTGTTGCAATAGATAGTCAAGGGGAAGATATATATGAAATTGGACCAAGAAAGTATGCGCAGGATTTTAGAAAATCTTAA
- a CDS encoding aminotransferase class I/II-fold pyridoxal phosphate-dependent enzyme, with protein MRRILENLKILNNLKTYNFLRLHMPGHKGREEIFPDIIKNIYPGFDLTETLWTDNLLEPRGYIKEFLDGINTFFGSNYSFLSLQGSTHLIQASIAAFSNPYDSILINRDAHKSIYNIAKILKLDIEYIYPQYDDSLGIFTYIDVKHFENVLQTSKSQIVVITSPSYYGIEQNIKALSDIAKKYQKKLIVDQAHGGYYKFVGKTTALDSGADICILSLHKTLPCPNQSALLLSNLADINNKKLSATLGYLHTTSPSYVLLAWSEYGIEFSKMFGRQLFEELITKLEKLCKPILEYTNYVYRDVDVLKLLLNFDKAGKNRGFVKNLLERYSIVPELLDQNRILFYFSLVDALFNFETLESFFYDIIKEKGKEKLEKKFLSPPRPKKALKIYEVDGAKKRKIKICEAKDFICAQAIIPYPPGFPVVVEGEVIEKDTIEYLQELFGKEFIKENEVDVIEEG; from the coding sequence ATGCGCAGGATTTTAGAAAATCTTAAAATCTTAAATAATCTCAAAACATATAACTTTTTGCGACTTCACATGCCGGGTCACAAAGGCAGAGAAGAAATTTTTCCAGATATAATTAAAAATATATATCCTGGTTTTGATCTTACCGAAACCTTGTGGACAGACAACTTACTGGAACCAAGGGGTTATATAAAAGAATTTTTAGATGGAATAAACACATTTTTTGGTTCAAATTATAGTTTTCTGTCTCTTCAGGGTTCAACACACCTTATACAAGCCTCAATTGCTGCATTTTCAAATCCGTATGACAGTATACTTATAAACAGAGATGCTCACAAAAGCATATATAATATTGCAAAGATATTAAAACTTGACATTGAATATATATATCCACAGTACGATGATTCTTTGGGAATATTTACATATATCGACGTAAAACACTTTGAAAATGTGCTTCAAACTTCAAAATCTCAAATTGTTGTAATAACCTCACCATCATATTATGGCATTGAGCAAAATATAAAAGCGCTCTCAGATATAGCAAAGAAATATCAAAAAAAGCTTATAGTTGACCAGGCTCATGGCGGTTATTATAAATTTGTAGGGAAAACAACAGCCCTGGATAGCGGAGCTGACATATGCATTTTAAGTCTTCACAAAACATTGCCATGCCCAAACCAGTCTGCACTGCTTTTGTCAAACTTGGCAGATATTAATAACAAGAAACTTTCTGCAACATTGGGTTATCTTCACACAACAAGCCCATCGTATGTGCTGCTTGCTTGGAGTGAGTATGGTATAGAGTTTTCAAAAATGTTTGGCAGACAGCTTTTTGAAGAGCTGATAACAAAACTTGAAAAGCTGTGCAAGCCGATCTTGGAGTATACAAACTATGTCTACAGAGATGTAGATGTTTTAAAACTTCTTTTGAACTTTGACAAAGCAGGAAAAAATCGAGGTTTTGTAAAAAATCTTTTGGAGAGGTATTCTATTGTACCAGAACTTTTGGACCAAAATAGGATTCTATTTTATTTTTCTCTGGTGGATGCTCTTTTTAATTTTGAAACATTGGAAAGCTTTTTTTATGATATAATAAAAGAAAAAGGAAAAGAAAAACTTGAGAAAAAGTTTTTATCACCGCCGAGACCAAAAAAGGCTTTAAAAATATATGAAGTTGACGGTGCAAAAAAAAGAAAAATAAAAATTTGTGAGGCAAAGGATTTTATATGTGCGCAGGCAATCATTCCTTACCCGCCGGGATTTCCGGTTGTTGTTGAGGGTGAGGTCATAGAAAAGGATACCATAGAATATTTACAGGAGCTTTTTGGCAAGGAATTTATCAAAGAAAATGAGGTTGATGTGATTGAGGAAGGGTAA
- the tmk gene encoding dTMP kinase translates to MRKGKLIVFEGNDGSGKTTQLFKVEKYLKEKGYKVLTTREPGGTEVGYRIRKLLLDPQYKMDGLTEALLLAADRNEHVKNVLIPAMDEGYIVLCDRYILSSVVYQGIVRGVGIENILKLNSIFEDRIKPDLYIVLTLDPEIALQRIKMAGKNDRLDLEDLEFHRRVYSGFKEVSKWFERCVNIEVQGSEKEVFEKVCCEIERLFESREK, encoded by the coding sequence TTGAGGAAGGGTAAACTCATAGTATTTGAAGGAAACGATGGTTCTGGAAAAACTACACAGCTTTTTAAAGTTGAAAAATATCTTAAGGAGAAGGGATACAAAGTTCTCACAACAAGAGAGCCAGGTGGGACAGAAGTAGGATACAGAATCAGAAAGCTTCTTTTAGACCCTCAATATAAGATGGATGGTCTTACTGAAGCTCTGCTTTTAGCTGCAGACAGGAACGAACATGTGAAAAATGTACTCATTCCTGCAATGGATGAGGGCTACATTGTGCTTTGCGACAGATACATCCTGAGCAGTGTAGTTTACCAGGGTATTGTAAGAGGGGTTGGTATTGAAAATATTCTGAAATTAAATTCAATCTTTGAAGATAGAATAAAACCAGACCTTTACATTGTTCTTACCTTAGACCCTGAAATAGCCCTGCAAAGGATTAAAATGGCTGGCAAAAACGACAGGCTTGACTTAGAAGATTTGGAGTTTCACAGACGTGTGTACAGCGGCTTTAAAGAGGTATCAAAATGGTTTGAAAGATGTGTGAACATTGAGGTGCAAGGTTCAGAAAAAGAGGTTTTTGAAAAGGTTTGTTGTGAGATAGAAAGGCTATTTGAAAGTAGAGAGAAGTAG
- a CDS encoding cyclic-di-AMP receptor, with the protein MKLIVAVVQNEDIGRLLDALQKEGIIATKLSTSGGFLRSGNTTLLIGIDDERVSEVIGIISQKCKTRKQIVSSPVPNNPSAGVYLPYPVEITIGGATIFVLNVERFEKI; encoded by the coding sequence ATGAAGCTTATTGTAGCAGTTGTGCAAAATGAAGACATTGGAAGGCTCCTGGACGCTCTTCAAAAAGAGGGTATAATAGCAACAAAGCTTTCAACGTCAGGTGGATTTTTACGTTCTGGCAATACCACTTTGCTCATAGGCATTGATGATGAAAGAGTTTCTGAAGTGATTGGTATTATATCTCAAAAGTGCAAGACACGCAAACAAATTGTTTCATCGCCTGTGCCAAACAATCCGTCAGCAGGTGTGTACCTGCCATATCCTGTTGAAATAACAATTGGTGGTGCTACAATATTTGTCCTCAATGTTGAGAGATTTGAAAAGATTTAA
- a CDS encoding YaaR family protein, producing MRVEDVKRNNINNVTFFQDQRRVERPKDSFSSYVKQLEKDEIINRIKELINKIDSLGKKLAEKLDLSTLKEYKKSIKELLGYTVYSSHEYFNESLFGRKGRHKVFGIIKKIDEKMDMLTQEILKKEADNLKVLSYVGEIKGLLVDLFI from the coding sequence ATGAGAGTAGAGGATGTTAAAAGAAACAATATAAATAATGTAACATTTTTTCAAGACCAGCGAAGGGTTGAAAGACCAAAAGACTCTTTTTCAAGCTATGTAAAGCAGCTTGAGAAAGATGAAATCATCAATAGAATAAAAGAGCTTATTAACAAAATAGACTCTCTTGGGAAAAAACTTGCAGAGAAGTTGGACCTTTCAACGCTCAAAGAGTACAAAAAGTCCATAAAAGAGCTTTTGGGATATACAGTGTATTCTTCTCACGAGTATTTTAATGAAAGCCTTTTTGGCAGAAAAGGCAGGCACAAGGTGTTTGGTATCATCAAGAAGATTGATGAAAAGATGGACATGCTAACCCAGGAGATTTTAAAAAAAGAAGCAGACAATCTCAAGGTTTTATCATATGTAGGTGAGATAAAAGGACTGCTTGTTGACCTGTTTATTTAG
- a CDS encoding DNA polymerase III subunit encodes MNLDTFIGQKGVVATLKKALFQPFHAYIFEGEKGLGKKLLAMTFSKQLLCEKKIACDVCKSCRLFDALTHPDFKIIKRDEDRKEISVDAIREITKDISRGPIFANKKIYIIQEAEEMSTSAQNALLKTLEEPPEYALFILTCNNLERLLPTVISRSLVLSFKRYSASEISEILKSHGLEPRDYVLKLCRGNPKIALDFYDKEVQNKRDYIFEKLLSYDGASFSLIKEFENDFEKFKDDFAFLFETVIYFLRDALMFKKLSSVELITNTDKLEKVIEFSNRHTISHIYRLLQDFMMLEKYPDSNVISDNVLDMIFLKLSGG; translated from the coding sequence ATGAATTTAGATACTTTTATAGGTCAAAAGGGAGTTGTTGCTACTCTCAAAAAAGCACTTTTTCAGCCTTTTCATGCATACATCTTTGAAGGTGAAAAAGGGCTTGGTAAAAAGCTTTTGGCAATGACTTTTTCAAAACAACTTCTGTGCGAAAAAAAGATTGCATGCGATGTTTGTAAAAGCTGCAGATTATTTGATGCACTCACACACCCGGATTTTAAAATAATAAAGAGAGATGAAGACAGAAAAGAGATATCTGTTGACGCTATTAGAGAGATTACAAAAGACATTTCACGAGGACCTATTTTTGCAAATAAAAAGATATATATAATACAAGAGGCAGAGGAGATGTCAACAAGTGCTCAAAATGCACTTTTAAAGACCTTAGAAGAGCCTCCAGAGTACGCTCTTTTTATTCTTACATGCAACAATTTAGAAAGGCTTTTGCCGACAGTGATTTCAAGGTCTTTAGTGCTTTCATTCAAAAGGTACAGCGCCAGCGAGATCTCTGAGATTTTAAAAAGTCATGGGCTTGAACCCAGAGACTATGTTTTAAAACTTTGCAGAGGGAATCCTAAAATTGCTCTTGATTTTTATGATAAAGAGGTTCAAAATAAAAGAGACTATATTTTTGAGAAACTTCTTTCGTACGACGGGGCAAGTTTTAGTTTGATAAAAGAATTTGAAAATGATTTTGAAAAGTTTAAAGATGACTTTGCATTTTTATTTGAAACAGTAATATACTTTCTAAGAGATGCACTTATGTTTAAAAAGTTGAGTTCTGTCGAGCTTATTACAAACACAGATAAGCTGGAAAAGGTAATTGAGTTTTCAAACAGACATACAATCTCTCATATATACAGGCTACTGCAGGATTTCATGATGTTAGAAAAGTACCCGGATTCAAATGTAATTTCAGACAATGTGCTTGACATGATTTTTTTAAAACTATCAGGGGGCTAA
- a CDS encoding PSP1 domain-containing protein yields MAEVVGVRFKKAGKIYWFDPNNIDLKAGDDVIVETVRGIEMGKVMIEKREVPDEEIVQPLKKVVRKATEEDYQKAQENMEKAAKALEICKEKVQKHGLPMKLLHAEYTFDNNKLLFYFTAEGRVDFRELVKDLAAVFRTRIELRQIGVRDDTKFRGGLGPCGREICCSVHLCEFVPISIKMAKQQGLVLNPAKISGLCGRLMCCLTYEQKFYEEAMLKLPGIGAIVKTADGIGEVVEVNILKEKIKVRFEDEMQNVELKEYSVGEFEILKDTKKIQQPVVALDDEEIKELLDLEE; encoded by the coding sequence ATGGCAGAAGTTGTTGGGGTTAGGTTCAAAAAAGCCGGAAAGATATATTGGTTTGATCCAAATAATATAGATTTGAAAGCTGGGGATGACGTTATTGTTGAGACAGTCCGCGGGATCGAGATGGGGAAAGTTATGATAGAAAAAAGAGAGGTGCCGGACGAAGAGATAGTCCAGCCTCTCAAAAAGGTTGTAAGAAAAGCAACAGAAGAAGATTACCAAAAAGCTCAAGAGAATATGGAAAAGGCAGCTAAAGCACTTGAGATATGCAAGGAAAAAGTACAAAAGCATGGGCTTCCTATGAAGCTTTTGCATGCTGAGTACACGTTTGATAACAACAAACTTCTTTTCTATTTCACAGCAGAAGGAAGGGTTGATTTCAGAGAACTTGTAAAAGACCTTGCAGCAGTTTTCAGAACAAGAATTGAACTAAGACAAATAGGTGTTAGAGATGACACAAAGTTTCGTGGTGGTTTGGGTCCATGTGGACGTGAGATTTGCTGTTCTGTTCATCTTTGTGAGTTTGTGCCAATCTCAATAAAGATGGCAAAACAGCAGGGGCTTGTTTTAAACCCTGCAAAGATATCCGGTCTTTGCGGAAGGCTTATGTGCTGCTTGACATACGAGCAGAAATTCTATGAAGAGGCAATGTTAAAACTTCCGGGGATAGGTGCAATTGTAAAAACAGCTGATGGTATAGGTGAAGTTGTTGAGGTGAATATTTTAAAAGAAAAGATAAAGGTCAGATTTGAAGATGAGATGCAAAATGTAGAGCTAAAAGAATACTCTGTTGGTGAGTTTGAGATTCTAAAAGACACCAAAAAGATTCAACAACCTGTTGTTGCACTTGATGACGAGGAGATAAAAGAGCTTTTGGATTTAGAAGAATAA
- the rmuC gene encoding DNA recombination protein RmuC — protein MEVVLLIVAIVLVISNLILLIRLKNNINSSLDTQNKLLEIEKELEQIQNSISQQFSQNKNETQNMISSFGSILMTRFSDLSSQIMNFTSSNQEKLDSIRKEIDNKLEKIRETVDSQLQSTLESKLSQSFKLVSDRLELVHRGLGEMQALAGSVGDLKKILSNVKVRGTLGEIQLGNIIDQILDSSQYARNVRIKPHTQEQVEFAIKIPAKNSENNEFIYLPIDSKFPIESYQRLIEAQEKAEPEEVARFSKELENSIRQNAKAIKEKYIDPPKTTDFAIMFLPSEGLYAEVLRIPGLFESIQREYKVIIAGPTTVVAILNTISLGFKAVAIEKRTSEVWELLSAVKTEFSRFAEILEKVKKKLSEAQDTIDTATRKTRTIERKLKSVEVLSSEKDPEKILYDEEAIEEGSGK, from the coding sequence TTGGAAGTGGTTTTGCTAATTGTTGCTATTGTTCTTGTCATATCAAACTTGATTTTGTTAATAAGGCTTAAAAATAATATAAATTCTTCTTTGGATACTCAAAATAAACTGTTGGAGATTGAAAAGGAACTTGAACAAATTCAAAATTCTATCTCACAGCAATTTTCTCAGAATAAAAATGAAACGCAGAATATGATAAGCTCATTTGGTAGCATTTTGATGACAAGATTTTCAGACCTGTCCAGCCAGATAATGAATTTCACATCATCAAATCAAGAGAAGCTTGACAGTATCCGCAAAGAAATAGACAATAAGTTGGAGAAGATACGAGAAACTGTTGACAGCCAGCTACAGAGTACATTAGAGTCAAAACTTTCGCAATCTTTCAAGCTTGTGTCAGATCGGCTTGAGCTTGTTCACAGAGGGCTTGGTGAGATGCAGGCCCTGGCTGGAAGCGTGGGAGATCTTAAAAAGATTTTAAGCAATGTAAAGGTCAGAGGTACGCTTGGGGAAATTCAGCTTGGCAATATCATAGACCAGATTTTGGATTCTTCACAATACGCAAGAAATGTCAGGATAAAACCGCATACTCAAGAGCAAGTGGAGTTTGCTATAAAAATTCCCGCTAAAAATTCAGAGAATAATGAATTTATATACCTTCCAATAGACTCTAAATTTCCCATAGAAAGTTATCAAAGACTTATTGAGGCTCAGGAAAAAGCAGAGCCAGAAGAAGTTGCAAGATTTTCGAAGGAACTTGAAAATAGCATAAGACAAAATGCAAAGGCTATAAAGGAAAAGTACATAGACCCGCCAAAGACAACAGATTTTGCTATCATGTTTTTACCCTCTGAAGGGCTTTATGCAGAGGTGCTGAGAATACCTGGGTTGTTTGAATCTATTCAAAGGGAATACAAGGTAATAATTGCAGGGCCCACAACAGTTGTTGCGATACTCAACACCATTTCGCTTGGATTTAAAGCTGTTGCCATTGAAAAAAGAACCAGCGAGGTTTGGGAACTTTTGTCTGCAGTCAAGACTGAGTTTTCGAGGTTTGCTGAGATTCTTGAGAAGGTTAAAAAGAAGCTTTCTGAGGCACAGGATACAATTGACACTGCAACAAGAAAGACAAGAACCATAGAAAGAAAGCTCAAAAGTGTTGAGGTCCTCTCTTCAGAAAAAGACCCTGAAAAGATTCTTTATGATGAGGAAGCTATTGAAGAAGGTTCAGGAAAATAG
- a CDS encoding beta/alpha barrel domain-containing protein: MARVEFNPRTNLIEQAAYKYTLQDVPEPNLYREIFPYTEIPKIAFNHRHVPMFVPDEIWITDTTFRDGQQARSPYTVEQIVRLFDYLHELDNDSGVIRQTEFFLYSKKDREAVIKCMERGYRYPEVTSWIRARKEDFQLVKEMGIKETGILVSCSDYHIFKKLNMTRKQAMEMYLSIVEAALEHGIVPRCHFEDITRADFYGFVVPFANELMKLARQANMPVKIRACDTLGLGVSYPGVALPRSVQGIIYGLRHYAEVPSEWLEWHGHNDFYKAVVNSGTAWLYGASAVNCSLLGIGERTGNTPLEAMVIEYAQLRGTTKNMRLEVITEIADYFEKELDYEIPPRTPFVGRAFNATRAGIHADGILKDEEIYNIFDTKKILNRPIVIAVDAHSGLAGIAAWINTYFRLEGDKKIDKRDPRVAKIKEWVDKEYENGRTTVIGDDELEMVVREIMPELFKMHESRVK; this comes from the coding sequence GTGGCAAGAGTAGAATTTAATCCCAGGACAAACCTGATTGAGCAGGCAGCGTATAAATATACACTCCAGGATGTTCCAGAGCCGAATCTCTATAGAGAGATTTTTCCGTACACAGAGATACCAAAAATAGCATTCAACCACAGGCATGTTCCCATGTTTGTGCCTGATGAGATATGGATAACAGATACAACATTCAGAGATGGTCAGCAAGCAAGGTCTCCATATACGGTTGAACAGATTGTAAGGCTTTTTGATTATCTTCATGAGCTTGACAACGACTCTGGTGTTATCCGTCAGACAGAGTTTTTCTTATATTCAAAAAAGGATAGAGAAGCTGTTATTAAATGCATGGAAAGAGGTTATAGGTATCCAGAGGTTACCTCATGGATAAGAGCAAGAAAAGAGGATTTTCAACTTGTGAAAGAAATGGGCATCAAAGAGACAGGAATTTTGGTGTCCTGCTCTGACTATCATATATTCAAAAAGCTCAACATGACAAGAAAACAGGCAATGGAGATGTATCTTTCAATAGTTGAAGCCGCACTTGAACATGGAATTGTTCCGCGCTGCCATTTTGAAGATATCACAAGAGCAGACTTTTACGGTTTTGTTGTTCCGTTTGCAAATGAACTTATGAAACTTGCGCGCCAGGCAAACATGCCTGTAAAGATTAGAGCATGCGATACCCTCGGGCTTGGTGTGTCTTACCCGGGAGTTGCTCTGCCAAGAAGTGTTCAGGGAATAATTTATGGGCTGAGGCATTATGCAGAGGTGCCGTCTGAGTGGCTTGAGTGGCACGGTCACAACGATTTTTACAAGGCTGTTGTTAATTCTGGTACTGCATGGCTTTACGGTGCATCTGCAGTCAACTGTTCGCTTCTGGGTATTGGTGAGAGGACGGGCAATACCCCATTAGAGGCTATGGTGATTGAATATGCTCAGCTACGCGGAACAACAAAGAATATGAGACTTGAAGTAATTACTGAGATTGCAGATTACTTTGAAAAAGAGCTTGACTATGAGATTCCACCAAGAACGCCGTTTGTTGGCCGAGCATTTAATGCAACAAGAGCAGGAATTCATGCTGACGGTATTTTGAAGGATGAGGAAATCTACAACATATTTGATACAAAGAAGATTTTAAACCGTCCAATTGTCATTGCAGTTGATGCACACTCTGGGCTTGCAGGTATCGCTGCATGGATTAACACATATTTCAGGCTTGAAGGTGACAAGAAGATTGACAAGCGCGACCCAAGAGTTGCTAAAATCAAAGAGTGGGTTGACAAGGAGTACGAAAATGGAAGAACAACTGTTATTGGCGACGATGAGCTTGAAATGGTTGTTCGAGAAATCATGCCAGAGCTTTTCAAGATGCATGAAAGCAGGGTAAAATAG
- a CDS encoding DUF6922 domain-containing protein gives MKLPEDFKILFKNYNFEMLDTEKHKDLIIKTVLANGNWEHIEKLFTFYSFNEIKNVFLKDFYGAKELPIPTIYLWGSIFLDEKEYWKYRNMRSKMNLVEKWKQTRQIHK, from the coding sequence GTGAAACTTCCGGAGGATTTTAAAATCTTATTCAAAAATTATAACTTTGAAATGTTAGATACAGAAAAACACAAAGATTTAATAATAAAGACAGTATTAGCAAATGGCAATTGGGAACATATTGAAAAACTTTTTACTTTTTATAGCTTCAACGAAATAAAAAATGTATTCTTAAAAGACTTCTATGGAGCTAAAGAACTTCCTATACCTACAATTTATCTTTGGGGAAGTATATTTCTTGATGAAAAAGAGTATTGGAAATATAGAAATATGAGAAGTAAGATGAACTTAGTAGAAAAATGGAAACAGACAAGACAGATACACAAGTAA
- a CDS encoding nucleotidyl transferase AbiEii/AbiGii toxin family protein codes for MYMEVLDSVGYEICRNIAESNLAKKFYLAGGTALALQLRHRKSYDLDFFQKEVSERIEFEYIYNILTKLFSIKDVNIIIKQIDQMTSTICGVKISFIAYPFPLIEPLVQGDKIDIRLKGINLASPKEIALMKAYTIGRRPTYRDYIDLYFLLKKGIVNLEYILEKAPQKFVIEGESVFSKKLFLEQLMYTEDIIDKETALISVIGEAPKVDEIERFLTQQAKIAIEKYIKKRGMLL; via the coding sequence ATGTATATGGAAGTATTAGACTCAGTAGGATATGAAATATGTAGAAATATCGCTGAAAGCAATTTGGCAAAAAAATTTTACCTTGCAGGTGGCACTGCATTAGCATTGCAACTTCGCCATAGAAAGTCATATGATTTGGATTTTTTTCAAAAAGAAGTTAGTGAAAGAATAGAATTTGAATACATTTACAACATCTTAACCAAGTTGTTTTCTATAAAAGATGTAAATATTATTATAAAGCAAATTGACCAAATGACTTCAACTATATGTGGAGTAAAGATAAGTTTCATTGCATATCCCTTCCCTTTGATTGAGCCATTAGTCCAAGGTGATAAAATAGACATTCGTTTAAAAGGAATCAATTTAGCATCTCCAAAGGAAATAGCTTTGATGAAAGCGTATACCATCGGTAGACGACCAACATATAGAGATTATATTGACTTGTATTTTTTACTCAAAAAAGGTATTGTAAATTTAGAGTATATTTTAGAGAAAGCTCCTCAGAAATTTGTAATAGAAGGTGAATCAGTTTTTTCAAAGAAATTGTTCTTAGAACAACTTATGTATACAGAAGATATAATTGATAAAGAAACAGCATTAATCTCTGTAATAGGTGAAGCACCAAAAGTAGATGAAATAGAAAGGTTTTTAACTCAGCAAGCTAAAATAGCAATTGAAAAGTATATAAAGAAAAGAGGTATGCTACTGTGA